From Halotia branconii CENA392, the proteins below share one genomic window:
- the murI gene encoding glutamate racemase produces MYSSSFFDGNLYNFSDQEPQRAPIGVFDSGVGGLTVLRQLYRQLPNESIVYFGDTARLPYGIRSQTEILQFVREIIVWLQQQGVKMVIMACNTSSALALETVREEFSIPIMGVILPGAKAAVQKGKRIGVIATPATAKSNAYRHAILEIDPNAQVWQVGCPEFVPLIEQNRIHDPYTTEVARSYLEPLLQQEIDTLVYGCTHYPHLAPVLRSLLPSQVKLVDPAVHTVAACAQKLELLSLNNTHPPLPTRFVVSGCPQQFAQSGVQWLGCTPMVEVVDFTDIVASQVS; encoded by the coding sequence GTGTATTCATCTTCTTTCTTTGACGGTAATCTTTACAATTTCTCTGACCAAGAACCTCAACGCGCCCCAATCGGCGTTTTTGACAGTGGTGTGGGTGGCTTAACAGTATTGCGACAACTTTATCGGCAGCTACCCAACGAATCAATTGTCTATTTTGGAGATACAGCCAGACTTCCCTATGGCATTCGTTCACAAACAGAAATTTTACAGTTTGTGCGCGAAATTATCGTTTGGCTGCAACAGCAGGGTGTAAAAATGGTGATTATGGCTTGTAACACCAGCTCTGCCTTAGCACTAGAAACAGTGCGCGAGGAATTTAGCATCCCAATTATGGGAGTCATCCTGCCAGGGGCAAAAGCAGCAGTACAAAAAGGAAAGCGAATTGGTGTAATTGCTACTCCAGCCACAGCCAAGAGCAATGCCTATCGACACGCTATTTTAGAAATTGATCCAAATGCCCAAGTTTGGCAAGTCGGTTGTCCTGAATTTGTACCACTGATTGAGCAAAACCGCATTCACGACCCTTATACTACCGAAGTCGCGCGTTCTTATCTGGAGCCTTTATTACAGCAAGAAATTGATACTTTAGTCTACGGTTGTACTCATTATCCCCACCTTGCACCAGTATTGCGATCGCTTCTTCCTTCTCAAGTTAAATTAGTTGACCCAGCTGTTCATACTGTGGCAGCTTGCGCCCAAAAACTTGAACTGCTTAGCTTAAACAATACCCACCCCCCACTACCGACTCGCTTCGTCGTCAGTGGTTGTCCACAACAATTTGCTCAATCTGGAGTACAATGGTTAGGCTGTACTCCAATGGTTGAGGTCGTAGACTTTACTGATATCGTAGCCTCCCAAGTTTCTTGA
- the sds gene encoding solanesyl diphosphate synthase, producing the protein MTPAISMFNPVEADLQLLAENLKQLVGNRHPILFTAAEHLFGAGGKRIRPAIVLLISRATMLEQDITPRHRRLAEITEMIHTASLVHDDVVDESEMRRGVPTVHSLFGNRIAILAGDFLFAQSSWYLANLDNLEVVKLLSEVIMDLATGEIQQGMNRFDASISVETYLKKSYYKTASLIANSSKAAGLLSEVSLETAEHLYNYGRHLGLAFQIVDDILDFTSTEDTLGKPVGSDLKSGNFTAPVLFALKEKPYLEVLIEREFAQEGDLEQALGLIQDSQGVQQARELAAQHAKSAAEHLAVLPPSESHQALMNMTEYVLSRLY; encoded by the coding sequence ATGACCCCAGCCATCTCCATGTTTAACCCTGTGGAAGCAGACCTGCAATTACTAGCAGAAAACTTAAAACAGCTAGTTGGAAATCGCCACCCCATTCTTTTTACAGCTGCCGAACATTTATTCGGAGCTGGGGGAAAACGGATCAGACCAGCTATTGTTCTGCTGATATCGCGGGCCACAATGCTAGAACAAGATATTACGCCACGTCACCGTCGTTTAGCAGAAATCACAGAAATGATTCACACCGCCAGCTTGGTGCATGACGATGTAGTAGATGAATCAGAAATGCGGCGAGGCGTTCCTACCGTTCACAGTTTATTTGGCAATCGGATTGCTATATTAGCAGGAGATTTTCTTTTTGCCCAATCATCGTGGTATTTGGCCAATCTAGATAATTTGGAGGTGGTAAAACTACTCTCAGAAGTCATCATGGATTTGGCCACTGGAGAAATTCAACAAGGCATGAATCGTTTTGATGCTAGCATTTCAGTTGAAACTTATCTCAAAAAGAGCTATTACAAGACAGCCTCGTTAATTGCCAATAGTTCTAAAGCAGCTGGCTTACTCAGTGAAGTTTCTTTAGAAACTGCTGAACATTTGTACAACTATGGTCGTCATTTAGGTCTAGCATTCCAGATTGTGGATGATATTCTCGATTTTACCAGCACAGAAGATACTTTAGGTAAACCAGTGGGGTCTGATCTTAAAAGTGGCAATTTTACTGCACCTGTTTTATTCGCCTTAAAGGAAAAACCTTATCTGGAAGTGCTGATTGAGAGAGAATTTGCCCAAGAAGGAGACTTGGAGCAAGCGTTAGGGCTAATCCAAGATAGTCAAGGTGTACAGCAGGCTAGGGAATTAGCGGCTCAACATGCAAAGTCAGCTGCTGAACATCTAGCAGTTCTTCCACCCTCGGAATCACATCAGGCATTAATGAATATGACTGAGTATGTATTAAGTCGGCTTTACTAA
- a CDS encoding cation:proton antiporter yields the protein MQFLGVINFSFPLLASTTEAADASMVVEAVLLSLVVIYLASKVGGELSNRVGLPPVLGELVGGVVVGTSVLHLLVFPEGGADSSSSMIMTFLQTTAGLTPEATPAVFEAQSEVVSVLAELGVIILLFEIGLESNLKDLMAVGAQAVVVAVIGVIVPFTAGTVGLMTLFGIDAVPAIFAGAALTATSIGITSKVLTELGRLNSKEGQIILGAAVIDDVLGIIVLAVVASLAKDGAVDVGKVIYLIISASSFLLGAIVLGNIFNKTFVAIANKLKTRGELVIPAFIFAFVMAYIAAVIQLEAILGAFAAGLVLEETDKRKDLQRQICPIADMLVPIFFVTVGAKTDLGVLNPAIPSNQEGLIMATFLIIVAILGKVITGFSVFGQPEINRLAIGVGMIPRGEVGLVFAGVGAASGALSKPLGAAIIMMVILTTFLAPPLLRFVFPDPKTSVADSEKLILDSVSGTAVAIESPQSVSDSNDISSRETTPDSLEN from the coding sequence ATGCAGTTTTTAGGTGTAATTAACTTCTCTTTTCCTCTGCTGGCCAGCACAACAGAAGCCGCAGACGCTTCAATGGTAGTAGAAGCAGTGCTACTGAGCTTAGTGGTAATTTACCTTGCTAGCAAAGTTGGCGGGGAGTTATCTAACCGAGTAGGTTTACCTCCTGTCTTAGGTGAACTTGTAGGCGGTGTGGTAGTTGGTACTTCCGTTTTACATCTGTTAGTGTTTCCAGAAGGTGGTGCAGACAGTTCTAGCTCGATGATCATGACTTTCCTCCAAACTACTGCTGGTTTAACGCCTGAAGCGACTCCAGCGGTATTTGAGGCACAATCAGAGGTCGTTTCTGTTTTGGCAGAACTGGGTGTGATCATCCTGTTGTTTGAAATTGGTTTGGAATCAAACTTAAAAGACCTCATGGCAGTCGGCGCTCAAGCCGTTGTCGTCGCAGTAATAGGGGTAATAGTGCCTTTTACTGCTGGTACTGTAGGTTTGATGACTTTGTTTGGTATTGATGCTGTACCCGCAATTTTTGCTGGGGCAGCTTTGACTGCTACTAGTATTGGGATTACTTCCAAAGTGTTGACAGAATTGGGACGACTCAATTCTAAAGAAGGGCAGATTATTCTGGGTGCTGCCGTCATTGATGATGTGCTAGGAATCATCGTTTTAGCTGTAGTTGCCAGCCTAGCTAAAGATGGTGCTGTAGATGTAGGCAAAGTAATTTATTTAATTATCAGTGCCAGTAGCTTTCTTTTGGGTGCGATCGTCCTAGGTAATATTTTCAATAAAACCTTTGTGGCGATCGCTAATAAACTCAAAACACGGGGTGAGTTGGTAATACCAGCATTCATTTTCGCCTTTGTGATGGCATATATTGCTGCTGTAATCCAGTTAGAAGCAATTTTGGGAGCTTTTGCCGCAGGCTTAGTTCTAGAGGAAACTGATAAACGCAAAGATCTACAAAGGCAGATTTGTCCGATTGCCGATATGCTAGTGCCGATTTTCTTTGTGACTGTAGGAGCAAAAACCGATTTAGGAGTGTTAAATCCAGCAATTCCTAGTAACCAGGAAGGACTGATTATGGCAACTTTCCTGATTATCGTAGCTATTCTCGGTAAAGTGATCACAGGTTTCAGTGTGTTTGGCCAACCTGAAATTAACCGTTTAGCGATCGGTGTAGGGATGATTCCTAGAGGTGAAGTCGGCTTAGTGTTTGCTGGTGTTGGTGCTGCCAGTGGCGCTCTCTCTAAACCACTAGGGGCGGCAATTATCATGATGGTTATCCTAACCACCTTTTTAGCTCCTCCCCTATTACGTTTCGTATTTCCCGACCCAAAAACTTCGGTCGCAGACTCAGAGAAACTAATCTTAGATAGTGTCTCTGGAACAGCGGTAGCAATAGAATCACCTCAGTCGGTATCAGACTCAAATGATATTAGTAGTCGAGAAACCACGCCGGATTCTCTAGAGAATTAG
- a CDS encoding PatU, giving the protein MNSDSESLQDHLLDWLLVDNINTHEQNLVDCEEVDGVDNPLKQAATSKSSQPKLGGTPQTFQLGEIPTVQERFQAVLKRRLQIQTENHPPLFPWESQIVEYPDCIEERSLVLSNAGGWMAQRSKLNLPISLPENVFRELLEQCQTLITSSLPLGAKLVQVVEGFFPSESQTLNNIAGLVLRSTYRSVDTLAMMPSIQSDYFDLQPRQQMALSLLAAKQLLENLTLPVSPSHPVVERQWLTSAGLLTLRVEYVSQGQWTQLHVHSDLPTKGILKLQGSGSKATAKSSGSGNLSVELHCQQLNPTYTLEVEFPELDAQPLVFVINPMI; this is encoded by the coding sequence ATGAATAGTGACTCAGAATCCTTACAAGACCATTTGCTTGATTGGTTGTTGGTAGATAATATCAATACTCACGAGCAGAACTTGGTAGATTGTGAGGAAGTTGACGGGGTGGATAACCCTCTCAAGCAAGCAGCTACATCAAAAAGTAGTCAGCCAAAATTGGGAGGAACCCCCCAAACCTTTCAATTGGGAGAAATTCCTACTGTGCAAGAACGTTTTCAAGCCGTCCTCAAGCGTCGGTTACAAATCCAAACCGAGAACCACCCGCCGTTATTCCCCTGGGAATCACAAATAGTCGAGTATCCAGATTGTATTGAAGAGCGATCGCTAGTACTTAGTAATGCTGGGGGATGGATGGCACAGCGCTCAAAGCTGAACCTACCCATTTCCTTACCGGAGAACGTTTTCCGGGAATTACTAGAACAGTGCCAAACGCTGATAACATCTTCACTGCCATTAGGGGCAAAGTTAGTTCAAGTAGTTGAAGGCTTTTTCCCTAGTGAATCTCAAACACTCAATAATATAGCTGGATTGGTGCTAAGAAGCACCTATCGATCTGTGGATACCCTGGCTATGATGCCTAGTATTCAGAGCGATTACTTTGATTTACAACCGCGTCAACAAATGGCATTGTCGCTGCTGGCTGCTAAACAACTGTTAGAGAATTTAACTTTACCAGTATCGCCATCCCATCCAGTAGTTGAGAGACAATGGCTAACTAGTGCGGGTCTTCTCACCTTGAGAGTAGAATATGTATCTCAAGGTCAGTGGACACAGTTACATGTTCATAGTGATTTGCCTACTAAAGGTATTTTGAAACTGCAAGGCAGCGGTAGCAAAGCTACAGCAAAATCTTCTGGTTCAGGAAACTTAAGTGTAGAATTACACTGCCAACAACTAAACCCGACTTATACTCTAGAAGTTGAGTTTCCAGAACTAGACGCACAGCCATTGGTGTTTGTGATTAATCCGATGATCTAG
- a CDS encoding N-acetylmuramoyl-L-alanine amidase, producing MKLHWLLPSTIGTIFLLSSPAVAAKLESWRFDSNQNRLEINTSGAVQPQAQLVFNPTRLVIDLPGTIFGRPQLTQQVGGAIRNVRVGQFDPQTTRIVVELSPGYTLDPKQVKFVGITASRWTVQLPTPKAEQAESSPKNVYNVVTVDSDRQPEFSNNIVSAVKGTTQIEKLQVTGDGFFIHTNGGKPQVKVNRSSDRATIFMDISGATLSSQLAQQSEISINKYGVNSIGFTQLRTRPGAVRMTWRVDKNSPDWRVTQSSADGLVVLPSRVVRLPSNNQNDSRTEQPKISIVSDRPSANNSPATIEAVELANNGTQLLIRSDQPVSATSGWDRSSGLFRIAITNAKLAPKVTGPTFNAKSPILRVRLQKQESNTVIVLVQPAAGVQIGKLNQIGDQLLALQLQGSRRVVIAPRTPPLPPLQGQLPVPTDRIQPAVPTQPQPRPIPRGRVVVMIDPGHGGKDSGAVGIGGVQEKRIILPIGKKVAEILQQNGVQVKMTRDSDYFVSLPGRVKMAEQANADLFVSIHANSLGLGRPDVSGLETYYYDSGLSLARIVHKNILQSVNIKDRGVRRARFYVLRKSSMPSILVETGYLTGREDAANLKTQAHQNKMAEAIARGILQYLKRK from the coding sequence GTGAAATTACACTGGTTACTACCCAGTACTATTGGAACTATCTTCTTATTATCATCGCCTGCTGTAGCAGCGAAACTAGAATCTTGGCGTTTTGATAGTAATCAAAATCGCCTGGAGATTAATACTTCGGGGGCTGTTCAACCTCAAGCACAACTTGTTTTCAACCCTACACGTTTAGTAATTGATTTACCAGGCACTATCTTTGGGCGACCACAGTTAACGCAACAGGTAGGTGGGGCGATTCGTAATGTTCGTGTGGGGCAGTTTGATCCACAAACAACGCGTATAGTTGTCGAACTTTCTCCTGGCTATACTCTCGACCCCAAACAAGTCAAATTTGTTGGCATCACAGCAAGTCGTTGGACGGTACAATTACCAACTCCAAAAGCAGAGCAAGCAGAGTCTTCTCCCAAAAATGTTTACAATGTGGTGACTGTTGACTCCGATCGCCAACCGGAGTTTTCTAATAATATTGTTAGCGCTGTCAAAGGGACAACTCAAATTGAGAAATTACAAGTAACCGGGGATGGATTTTTCATTCATACCAATGGCGGTAAGCCACAAGTGAAAGTAAATCGCAGCAGCGATCGCGCTACTATTTTCATGGATATTTCTGGCGCAACTTTATCATCACAGTTGGCGCAACAAAGTGAGATATCCATTAACAAATATGGTGTGAATAGTATTGGATTTACTCAATTGCGAACCCGACCAGGTGCTGTTCGCATGACTTGGCGAGTAGATAAAAATAGTCCAGATTGGCGGGTAACTCAAAGTAGTGCTGATGGTTTGGTAGTTTTGCCTAGTCGTGTAGTCAGATTACCTAGTAATAATCAGAACGACTCACGAACAGAACAGCCAAAAATCTCCATTGTTTCCGATAGACCATCTGCCAACAATTCACCAGCAACTATTGAGGCTGTAGAACTGGCTAATAATGGTACACAATTACTCATTAGATCTGACCAACCTGTATCTGCTACCAGTGGATGGGATAGATCTTCTGGTCTATTCCGCATTGCAATTACTAATGCTAAATTAGCTCCCAAGGTTACAGGTCCTACTTTTAATGCCAAAAGTCCGATTCTGCGGGTACGTCTGCAAAAACAAGAATCAAATACTGTGATTGTCTTGGTACAACCAGCAGCAGGAGTGCAAATTGGCAAACTCAATCAAATCGGCGACCAGCTGTTAGCTCTACAATTACAAGGTTCTCGTCGAGTTGTTATTGCCCCAAGAACGCCTCCTTTACCTCCACTCCAAGGACAATTACCAGTTCCAACAGATAGAATCCAGCCAGCTGTACCAACTCAACCACAGCCGCGTCCAATTCCTAGAGGACGAGTAGTAGTGATGATTGACCCCGGACACGGTGGTAAAGACTCTGGAGCAGTCGGGATTGGGGGAGTGCAAGAGAAACGAATCATTTTGCCAATTGGTAAAAAAGTAGCAGAGATTTTGCAGCAAAATGGCGTGCAAGTAAAAATGACACGCGACTCTGACTATTTTGTCAGTTTACCAGGAAGAGTCAAAATGGCAGAACAAGCTAATGCCGATCTATTTGTGAGTATTCATGCTAATTCCCTTGGTTTAGGTCGTCCAGATGTTAGTGGCTTGGAAACGTATTATTACGATAGCGGTCTAAGTTTAGCTCGCATTGTCCATAAAAATATTCTTCAAAGTGTGAATATTAAAGATAGGGGAGTGCGGCGAGCTAGATTTTATGTCCTCAGAAAAAGTTCTATGCCCTCTATTCTTGTAGAAACAGGTTACTTAACTGGTCGAGAGGATGCTGCTAACTTAAAAACTCAAGCTCACCAAAATAAAATGGCAGAAGCGATCGCTCGTGGTATCCTCCAGTACCTCAAACGAAAATAG
- a CDS encoding DUF6887 family protein — protein MTSPNYEAMTTKQLRTYVLQHRDDQNAINALANRVEANGIKLDSPEQLPNVIRRPQSHQE, from the coding sequence ATGACCAGCCCGAATTATGAGGCGATGACTACAAAGCAACTACGAACCTACGTTCTGCAACACCGAGACGATCAAAATGCCATCAATGCTTTAGCTAACCGAGTTGAAGCAAATGGAATCAAGCTAGACTCTCCAGAACAGCTGCCTAATGTAATACGCAGACCGCAATCACATCAAGAGTGA
- a CDS encoding N-acetylmuramoyl-L-alanine amidase: MKLHWLVPGTIGSIFLLSSPAMSAQLESWRFDSNQNRLEINTSGAVQPQAQLIFNPTRLVIDLPGTIFGRSQLTQQIGGAIRNIRVGQFDPQTTRIVVELSPGYTIDPNQVKFVGMTASRWMVQLPTPKTEGAASSPEIASSNPPQIPERSSASALSPRSIYNVVRTKPITPATNQQTVSKTAASVTQIENLRVTGDGFFVRTNGGNPQIQVNRSGDKKTINVDISGASLSPNLEQQDLSVNRYGVSRIQFTQLQNRQPTVRMTLQVDKNSPDWRASTSSVGGFVVLPNRATGTLPRDNDSNPIASATDSPATIQSVELTGNNGSQLLIRADQTLSAKSGWDRSSGLYRIVIDNAKLSPRVTGPAFDANSPILRVRLQSQEPNTVVILVQPAAGVQIGELNQVGDQLLALQLQRSRQITPPVALPPLSPPNQAQLPDQNIENPRPVSRPAPVPRGKLLVVIDPGHGGKDSGAPGLGGLLEKNVILPIGKRVASILEQNGVQAVLTRDSDYFVELQGRVDIAERVNATLFVSIHANSVDSRPDVNGLEVYYYESGYALAETVRKSILQNIGTIKDRGTRKARFYVLRKSSMPSILVETGYMTGREDNPRLATSEYQNRMAEAIASGILKYLKQR; this comes from the coding sequence GTGAAATTACACTGGTTAGTACCCGGTACTATTGGATCTATCTTCTTACTATCGTCGCCGGCAATGTCCGCGCAACTGGAATCTTGGCGTTTTGATAGCAATCAAAATCGTCTAGAAATCAATACTTCCGGGGCTGTTCAACCCCAAGCACAACTTATTTTTAACCCTACACGTCTAGTAATTGATTTACCGGGTACTATATTCGGGCGATCGCAGTTAACGCAACAAATAGGCGGAGCGATTCGTAATATTCGTGTAGGACAATTTGACCCGCAAACAACGCGCATAGTCGTTGAACTTTCTCCCGGTTATACTATTGACCCCAACCAAGTGAAATTTGTCGGGATGACGGCGAGTCGCTGGATGGTACAATTACCAACCCCAAAAACTGAAGGTGCGGCTTCATCCCCAGAAATAGCATCATCCAATCCACCACAAATCCCTGAAAGGTCATCTGCCTCAGCACTCTCACCCAGAAGTATTTACAATGTGGTGAGAACTAAGCCGATCACGCCAGCTACTAATCAACAAACAGTCTCTAAAACCGCAGCATCTGTGACTCAAATTGAAAACTTACGAGTTACAGGTGATGGTTTTTTTGTCCGTACCAATGGTGGTAATCCTCAGATTCAGGTAAACCGCAGTGGGGACAAAAAGACAATTAATGTTGATATTTCGGGTGCATCTTTATCACCCAATCTAGAGCAACAGGATTTGTCGGTTAATCGCTATGGTGTAAGCCGCATTCAATTCACTCAACTACAAAACAGACAGCCGACTGTTCGCATGACATTACAGGTGGACAAAAATAGTCCAGACTGGCGAGCAAGTACAAGCAGTGTAGGCGGGTTTGTAGTTCTTCCCAATCGTGCCACTGGCACATTACCTAGAGATAATGACTCTAACCCCATAGCATCTGCTACTGATTCACCAGCAACTATTCAGTCTGTGGAATTGACTGGCAATAATGGTAGCCAACTGCTGATAAGAGCTGACCAGACCTTATCTGCTAAAAGTGGTTGGGATAGATCCTCTGGTTTATATCGTATTGTTATCGATAATGCTAAGTTATCTCCCAGAGTTACAGGTCCCGCTTTTGATGCTAATAGCCCTATTCTGCGGGTGCGTCTGCAATCACAAGAACCTAATACAGTTGTTATTTTAGTTCAGCCAGCGGCAGGTGTACAAATTGGGGAACTTAACCAAGTCGGTGACCAACTGCTGGCTCTGCAATTACAGCGCTCTCGTCAGATAACACCCCCAGTTGCTTTGCCGCCCCTATCTCCACCCAACCAAGCTCAACTACCAGACCAAAATATAGAAAACCCTCGTCCTGTGTCTCGACCAGCACCAGTTCCTAGAGGGAAATTGCTAGTAGTTATTGACCCAGGACATGGAGGTAAAGACTCCGGCGCTCCGGGTTTAGGTGGTCTGTTAGAAAAGAATGTCATTTTGCCAATAGGCAAAAGAGTAGCATCCATCTTAGAGCAAAATGGCGTACAAGCAGTACTTACAAGGGATTCTGACTATTTTGTAGAACTTCAAGGGCGAGTAGATATTGCTGAGCGAGTGAATGCGACTTTATTTGTCAGCATCCACGCTAATTCGGTTGATAGTCGCCCTGATGTCAATGGGTTAGAAGTTTATTATTACGAGAGTGGTTATGCTCTGGCTGAAACAGTCCGCAAAAGTATTCTTCAGAATATTGGTACTATTAAAGACCGAGGAACGCGCAAAGCCAGATTTTACGTTCTTAGAAAAAGTTCTATGCCGTCGATTTTAGTGGAAACAGGTTATATGACTGGTCGGGAAGATAATCCCCGCTTGGCAACTTCAGAATACCAAAATCGGATGGCCGAGGCGATCGCTTCTGGTATTCTTAAGTATTTAAAGCAAAGATAA
- a CDS encoding SIMPL domain-containing protein, producing the protein MYRAALSGSQFHVGNFWKTLPLALVLLVTFVQPGLAQEQEKLWRTLTVSGRGMETIPTTLSEVNLGVEVQGKTAQEVQQEAARRSSAVVALLKNRNVEKLQTTGIRLNPVYSYKDNVQRITGYAATNTVSFRIATDKAGTLLDEAVKAGATQINGINFIATDEAIAAAQKQALKEATQDARQQADAVFSALGFQPKEVVSIKVDNASSPPPPVLYRAETAKLDNQNTSTPVIGGEQQVEASVTLQISY; encoded by the coding sequence ATGTACCGAGCCGCTTTATCCGGTTCTCAGTTTCACGTTGGGAATTTTTGGAAAACTTTACCGTTAGCCTTGGTTTTATTGGTAACTTTTGTTCAGCCTGGGTTAGCCCAAGAACAAGAGAAGTTGTGGCGAACTCTTACAGTCAGTGGTCGTGGTATGGAAACAATTCCGACAACTTTGTCGGAAGTTAATTTAGGAGTTGAAGTTCAAGGTAAAACTGCCCAAGAAGTCCAGCAAGAGGCAGCCCGCAGGTCATCGGCTGTAGTAGCTTTACTGAAAAACCGGAATGTAGAAAAGTTACAAACTACAGGTATTCGTTTAAACCCAGTTTATAGCTACAAAGATAATGTGCAGCGGATTACTGGATATGCAGCTACTAATACCGTAAGTTTTCGTATTGCTACCGATAAAGCTGGCACATTATTAGATGAAGCCGTGAAAGCAGGTGCAACTCAAATTAATGGTATTAATTTTATCGCCACTGACGAAGCGATCGCGGCTGCTCAAAAACAAGCACTCAAAGAAGCCACCCAAGATGCTCGACAACAAGCAGATGCCGTTTTCAGCGCTCTTGGTTTCCAACCCAAAGAGGTAGTAAGTATTAAAGTTGATAATGCTAGTTCACCTCCACCACCTGTGTTATACCGTGCTGAAACTGCCAAGTTAGATAATCAAAATACTTCCACGCCTGTAATCGGAGGTGAACAGCAAGTTGAAGCATCGGTGACGCTGCAAATTAGTTACTAA
- the hetZ gene encoding heterocyst differentiation protein HetZ: MNSAATATIPNTTIPTPTVQGENSIGVEVIFQLLFQELQQATKASAQNCHDVATRITTEVSRICSESKRIQASGAIQNSAMTLARHRLQQCLRYYQLGSNRGRVELHSTLSAIIYRYINPPQRQLSYQGRLTIIEDFLQGFYLEALNAFRRESQLGLTYRPQTLLELSEYMAFTERYGKRRIPLPGRQQQLIILRAQTFSQQQPPETNVDIEQAAEGSSNDSDGSWEEPAVQQLRSTMATQAAPEPEEDTLRSVVVTELMDYLEQRQQSDCADYFSLRLQDLSTQEIESVLGLTPRQRDYLQQRFKYHLIRFALLHRWELVHEWLEASLNTNLGLTPQQWQVYTAQLDDKQRSLLDLKQQGQPDEKIAKTLGLSTAQLQKRWFKILEQAWEIRNSLVSGSGASTHE, translated from the coding sequence ATGAATTCAGCCGCAACCGCAACAATTCCAAACACAACAATTCCAACCCCAACAGTTCAGGGAGAAAATTCTATCGGCGTGGAGGTGATATTTCAACTTCTATTCCAGGAGCTTCAACAAGCAACTAAAGCTTCAGCCCAGAATTGCCACGATGTAGCGACACGAATTACCACTGAAGTAAGCCGGATTTGTAGTGAAAGTAAACGTATCCAGGCTTCTGGTGCGATCCAAAACTCAGCCATGACTTTGGCTCGGCATCGACTACAACAGTGTCTGAGATACTATCAGTTAGGTTCAAATCGGGGCAGAGTAGAACTGCACAGTACTCTCAGTGCGATTATTTATCGTTACATTAATCCTCCTCAGCGCCAATTGAGCTATCAAGGGCGATTGACGATTATTGAAGATTTCCTGCAAGGTTTTTATCTAGAAGCCTTAAACGCTTTCCGGCGGGAAAGCCAACTTGGCTTGACTTATCGCCCCCAAACTCTCCTGGAATTGTCAGAGTACATGGCATTCACCGAACGCTATGGTAAGCGGCGGATTCCTTTACCAGGTCGTCAGCAACAGTTGATTATTTTGCGCGCTCAAACCTTCTCCCAACAGCAGCCCCCAGAAACCAACGTAGATATTGAACAAGCCGCAGAAGGTAGCAGCAACGACTCTGACGGTTCTTGGGAAGAGCCAGCAGTACAGCAGTTGCGCTCAACAATGGCAACGCAAGCAGCACCTGAACCAGAAGAAGATACTTTGCGTTCGGTTGTAGTTACAGAATTAATGGATTATCTCGAACAACGGCAACAATCTGATTGTGCTGACTATTTTTCCCTCCGCCTCCAGGATTTATCTACACAGGAAATTGAGTCAGTTTTAGGTTTAACTCCTCGTCAGCGAGATTACTTACAACAGCGCTTCAAATATCATTTAATTCGTTTTGCTTTGTTGCATCGCTGGGAATTAGTCCATGAATGGTTAGAAGCTTCACTAAATACCAATTTGGGCTTAACTCCTCAGCAATGGCAAGTATACACAGCACAGCTAGACGATAAACAGCGATCGCTTCTGGATTTAAAGCAACAAGGACAGCCAGACGAAAAAATTGCCAAGACTTTAGGACTATCGACAGCCCAACTCCAAAAACGATGGTTTAAAATTCTTGAACAAGCTTGGGAAATTCGTAACTCCTTAGTGTCCGGATCAGGTGCATCTACTCATGAATAG
- a CDS encoding EVE domain-containing protein has protein sequence MAYWLLKTEPKNYSYFDLERDGSTVWDGVNNALALKHLRTMLPGDLALIYHTGKERQIIGVAEIVSQPYVDPVLNEIKRVVVDVRAVRKVFQPINLGQIKQDGKFRDFDLLRLPRLSVVPVSELYWQYLLKLTNTN, from the coding sequence ATGGCATATTGGCTGCTGAAAACTGAACCAAAAAATTATTCCTACTTTGATTTAGAACGGGATGGCAGTACAGTTTGGGATGGAGTTAACAATGCTCTAGCTCTCAAACATTTACGTACAATGCTTCCCGGTGATTTAGCATTGATTTATCACACAGGCAAAGAACGGCAAATTATCGGTGTAGCAGAGATAGTCAGTCAACCTTATGTTGATCCAGTATTAAATGAAATTAAACGAGTTGTTGTAGATGTGCGGGCAGTACGAAAAGTTTTTCAGCCGATCAATCTAGGGCAAATTAAGCAAGATGGCAAATTTAGAGATTTTGACTTGCTAAGATTGCCTAGGCTTTCCGTAGTTCCAGTGTCTGAGCTTTATTGGCAATACTTATTGAAGTTGACAAATACAAATTAA